The Edaphobacter sp. 12200R-103 genome contains a region encoding:
- a CDS encoding sulfatase produces the protein MMDTNRRGFLQAGAALASGVFIRQSQAQPASDRRYNIVYVHSHDSGRYLRPYGHNVPTPNLARLARQGTLFRNMHTAAPTCSPSRAALLTGQSPHQAGMLGLAHLGWSLHDYNQHIVHTLRDHGYVTVLAGIQHVAKDPTVIGYDEILPHATISAKDVAPAAVKFIRSKPDKPFFLDVGFFETHREFPEPVDNPDYILPPSPLPDVPATRRDMAGFHASARIMDKGVGEVLDALEAAGVAENTLVISTTDHGIAFPNMKCNLRDTGTGISLIMRGPGVFSKPQVNDSLLSNIDVFPTICDYLGIEHPQWLTGKSFLPVVAGASKEVNDAVFSEVTYHAAYEPKRSVRTARWKYIRHFDDRQTVVLPNCDDGYSKTYWMDKGWKSLPSVTHEELFDLVFDPNEQNNLASNSEPKTVATLEKLRSRLNNWMRETNDPLLKGPVSLVANGHVVPQDADSPKGLGKYVPKVLR, from the coding sequence ATGATGGATACAAATCGCCGCGGATTCCTGCAGGCTGGTGCTGCACTAGCAAGTGGAGTGTTCATAAGGCAATCGCAGGCCCAGCCCGCGTCAGATCGTAGATACAACATCGTGTATGTGCATTCGCACGACTCGGGACGCTACCTGCGGCCTTATGGTCACAATGTGCCTACACCGAATCTCGCCCGGCTTGCCCGGCAGGGAACGCTGTTTCGCAACATGCATACGGCAGCGCCAACCTGTTCGCCGAGCCGTGCGGCTTTGCTGACGGGGCAATCCCCACATCAGGCAGGCATGCTGGGGTTGGCGCATCTGGGATGGAGCCTGCACGACTATAACCAGCACATCGTGCACACTCTCCGCGACCACGGTTATGTGACGGTACTGGCAGGCATTCAGCACGTGGCGAAGGATCCGACGGTGATCGGCTACGACGAGATCCTTCCACATGCGACGATCAGCGCGAAGGATGTGGCCCCGGCGGCGGTGAAGTTTATTCGCAGCAAACCGGACAAGCCCTTCTTCTTGGACGTGGGTTTTTTTGAGACGCATCGCGAGTTTCCAGAGCCGGTCGACAACCCGGACTATATTCTGCCACCGAGCCCGCTTCCCGACGTGCCCGCGACTCGGCGCGATATGGCGGGCTTCCACGCCAGCGCACGCATCATGGATAAAGGTGTGGGCGAAGTGCTCGACGCTCTTGAGGCAGCAGGCGTAGCAGAGAATACTCTTGTGATCAGCACAACCGATCACGGAATCGCGTTCCCAAACATGAAGTGCAATCTGCGAGATACAGGCACCGGGATCTCCCTCATCATGCGGGGGCCTGGCGTCTTCTCGAAGCCGCAGGTCAATGATTCACTGCTGTCGAACATCGATGTCTTTCCGACGATCTGCGACTATCTTGGCATCGAACATCCTCAGTGGCTCACTGGGAAATCTTTTCTGCCAGTGGTTGCGGGCGCGAGCAAAGAGGTAAATGATGCCGTCTTCTCCGAAGTGACCTATCACGCGGCATACGAGCCGAAACGCTCGGTGCGCACGGCGCGTTGGAAGTACATACGCCACTTCGATGACCGGCAGACCGTAGTGCTGCCGAACTGCGACGACGGCTATAGCAAAACCTATTGGATGGACAAAGGATGGAAGAGCCTTCCCTCCGTGACCCATGAGGAACTGTTCGATCTGGTCTTCGACCCTAATGAGCAGAACAACCTGGCGTCCAACTCCGAACCAAAGACCGTGGCCACGCTGGAGAAGTTGCGAAGTAGGCTGAATAACTGGATGAGAGAGACAAACGATCCGCTTCTCAAAGGACCAGTATCTCTTGTCGCCAACGGTCATGTCGTTCCGCAGGACGCAGATTCTCCGAAAGGATTGGGGAAGTATGTTCCGAAAGTTCTGCGTTAA
- a CDS encoding carboxypeptidase-like regulatory domain-containing protein has protein sequence MLSRLVRFFLVIVLLPYALHAQQTSTLVGIVSDSTGAVVPDASVLLVNTATDFQRTVITNAQGQYTAASVPAGSYRIAVEKVGFQKLERENITLPSAATVNVDLTLLVGSNAETVTVNEAASLIQSQSGVVSSLVDSKQMVALPLATRNFTDLVLLTPGAHTGSASNLAEGGSAYSIRGGANFSVNGSIAAANSYLIDGIYDRNLWLNTLVMVPVVDSIQEYRVMTSNFNAEYGEAAGAITTVSTKSGSNQIHGSVWEFLRNDQMNANSYFAKQSGVKRAPYRRNTFGATVGGPIVRNNTFFFGDYQGIRQSTPQTSTTTIPTLAQRQMVRTGNFAGLGTQIYNPYSATGTGSAARRTPFSNNQIPTSLLDPAAVKLVDLLPDPTNSNAINNYTIAPALTQDTDQFDVRIDQNLNASDRLFFKYSFDQTEQITPGTIRTADSGVATVGPYIGTGGKGTRTPLRTQSGTLGYSHVFTPATLLEAHAAIVRWRAEVTPLGAAYDSATALGIPGINYNALSGGLPGFTIANFSPLGDTSTYPENSYVTTFQYDGDIIHTVGRHTIKAGFLFLRHRFNGFSAFPVRGTYDFNGQFTRQIGSTSAATSLADFALGATDAANRNILTGEFGMRIFQLAPYIQDSWRATDRLTIEYGARYEVSAPPYEVHNRWANFDVSSGLLRVAGLNGNGRRLRNFDLNTFSPRVGLAYGLDAQKKTVVRAGFGMSFVDTLAGGAQLYKNLPYYFAQVTTTDSAGAPATRLSDGFSTPVAPDPNDTAAISTGSPTAWDVNLRQTGVFQYSLGVQREIRPDVIADISYVGTRSEHLLINSLNLNQSRPGTGGQNPRRPYYTINPNLVNVAYRTAAGDASYNSLQVHVEKRTSKGLNFGASYTYAKYLSDVGNPNGGGNGDIQDHSCIRCNWGPTPDDFRHTFVFNHVYELPFGKDRQYFSHGPLAQIVGPWNLSGVWSLHSGSPFTVFYGSNVSNSAGGGTQRPDRIGSGRLASGRTTSRYFDTAAFTAPALYSFGNSGTGILTGPGYFNVDLTLERQFVVTERIRADLRGESFNTFNHANFNNPNATIGTTTAGVISSTQSPRVLQVALKVTF, from the coding sequence TTGTTATCTCGTCTTGTTCGTTTTTTCCTGGTGATTGTGTTGTTGCCGTATGCTCTGCACGCGCAGCAAACTTCTACTCTGGTGGGCATTGTCTCGGACTCTACCGGCGCCGTTGTACCGGATGCGTCGGTTTTACTAGTAAACACGGCGACGGATTTTCAACGTACGGTTATTACCAATGCGCAAGGGCAGTACACGGCCGCATCGGTGCCTGCCGGAAGCTATCGAATTGCGGTGGAGAAGGTCGGCTTCCAGAAGCTGGAGCGCGAGAACATTACTCTGCCCAGCGCAGCTACAGTAAACGTGGACCTGACGCTGCTGGTGGGCAGCAATGCGGAGACGGTGACGGTCAACGAAGCAGCATCGCTGATTCAGTCGCAGAGTGGAGTGGTGTCATCGCTGGTGGATAGCAAACAGATGGTGGCGTTGCCGCTGGCGACGAGAAACTTCACCGATCTTGTACTGCTGACACCGGGCGCGCACACGGGCTCGGCCTCGAATCTGGCTGAGGGGGGAAGCGCATACTCGATCCGCGGCGGCGCGAATTTCAGCGTGAATGGATCCATCGCAGCAGCCAACTCCTACCTGATTGATGGAATCTACGATCGCAACCTGTGGTTGAATACGCTGGTAATGGTGCCGGTGGTCGATTCAATCCAGGAGTATCGCGTGATGACGAGCAACTTCAACGCCGAGTACGGCGAGGCTGCAGGCGCGATCACCACGGTTTCTACCAAGTCGGGCAGCAACCAGATTCACGGCAGCGTGTGGGAGTTTCTGCGCAACGACCAGATGAACGCCAACAGCTACTTTGCCAAGCAGAGCGGTGTCAAGCGCGCACCGTATCGCCGCAACACCTTTGGTGCGACCGTCGGTGGACCGATCGTGCGAAATAACACTTTCTTCTTCGGTGACTATCAGGGCATTCGTCAGTCGACACCGCAGACCAGCACGACGACCATTCCCACGCTGGCTCAACGCCAGATGGTTCGGACGGGAAACTTTGCAGGCCTGGGTACGCAGATCTATAACCCTTACTCGGCGACCGGGACGGGAAGCGCGGCGAGGCGGACTCCGTTTTCCAACAACCAGATTCCGACCTCGCTGCTCGATCCTGCAGCGGTGAAGCTGGTCGATCTGCTGCCTGATCCAACTAACTCGAACGCAATCAACAACTATACGATCGCACCCGCGCTGACGCAGGACACGGATCAGTTCGATGTGCGTATCGACCAGAACCTCAATGCCAGCGACCGCCTGTTCTTCAAGTACTCGTTCGACCAAACTGAGCAGATCACGCCGGGAACGATCCGTACAGCGGATTCCGGCGTCGCAACGGTAGGGCCGTACATCGGCACGGGAGGCAAGGGCACGCGCACGCCGCTGCGTACGCAATCCGGCACGCTGGGCTACTCGCACGTCTTTACTCCCGCCACACTGCTGGAGGCGCATGCCGCCATCGTGCGCTGGAGGGCCGAGGTGACGCCACTTGGCGCCGCCTATGACTCGGCGACGGCATTGGGGATTCCGGGTATCAACTATAACGCTCTGTCCGGCGGCCTGCCTGGCTTTACCATCGCGAACTTCTCGCCGCTGGGTGATACCTCAACCTATCCGGAGAACAGCTATGTCACGACGTTCCAGTACGACGGCGACATCATTCACACCGTAGGACGACACACGATCAAGGCGGGCTTCCTCTTCCTGAGGCACCGCTTCAATGGCTTCTCGGCCTTCCCGGTGCGCGGCACCTATGACTTCAACGGACAGTTCACGCGTCAGATCGGCTCGACCAGCGCAGCGACGTCATTGGCAGACTTCGCGCTGGGCGCAACCGACGCTGCGAATCGCAATATCCTGACCGGCGAGTTTGGCATGCGGATCTTTCAGCTGGCTCCGTACATTCAGGACTCGTGGCGTGCCACCGACCGGCTGACGATTGAATACGGCGCGCGGTACGAGGTGAGTGCGCCTCCCTATGAAGTACATAATCGCTGGGCGAACTTCGACGTGAGCAGCGGGCTGCTTCGCGTCGCGGGGCTTAATGGAAACGGACGCAGGCTGCGCAACTTCGACCTGAACACCTTTTCACCAAGGGTGGGGCTGGCGTATGGATTGGACGCGCAAAAGAAGACAGTGGTGCGTGCGGGCTTCGGCATGTCCTTTGTGGATACGCTGGCGGGAGGCGCGCAGTTGTACAAGAACCTGCCGTACTACTTCGCACAGGTAACGACGACGGACAGCGCAGGCGCTCCGGCAACGCGTCTGAGCGATGGATTTTCGACGCCCGTAGCTCCGGATCCCAACGATACGGCGGCGATCTCTACAGGAAGCCCAACGGCGTGGGATGTCAATCTAAGGCAGACGGGAGTCTTCCAGTACAGCCTGGGCGTCCAGCGCGAGATCCGGCCGGACGTAATCGCCGATATCAGCTACGTGGGTACGCGATCCGAGCATCTGCTGATCAACAGCCTGAACCTTAATCAATCGCGTCCCGGGACGGGCGGTCAGAATCCTCGGCGGCCTTACTACACCATCAACCCTAACCTGGTGAATGTGGCGTATCGTACGGCTGCGGGAGATGCGTCCTACAACAGCCTGCAGGTCCACGTGGAGAAGCGTACGAGTAAGGGACTGAACTTCGGCGCTTCCTACACGTATGCGAAGTACCTCTCGGATGTGGGGAACCCCAATGGCGGTGGCAATGGAGACATTCAGGATCACAGCTGCATCCGTTGCAACTGGGGCCCCACGCCGGATGACTTTCGCCACACTTTCGTCTTCAACCATGTGTATGAGCTTCCATTCGGCAAGGACAGGCAGTATTTCTCGCACGGGCCGCTGGCGCAGATTGTAGGGCCCTGGAACCTGAGTGGTGTGTGGTCCTTGCACTCGGGCTCGCCGTTTACGGTGTTCTATGGCAGCAACGTCTCGAACTCCGCGGGGGGCGGAACGCAGCGACCGGATCGTATCGGCTCGGGAAGGCTTGCGAGCGGACGAACGACCTCGCGGTACTTCGATACAGCGGCTTTCACAGCCCCGGCTCTTTACAGCTTCGGCAACTCGGGCACGGGCATTCTCACGGGTCCCGGTTACTTCAACGTGGACCTCACGCTGGAACGCCAGTTTGTCGTAACGGAACGGATCAGGGCCGATCTGCGCGGTGAGTCCTTCAACACCTTCAACCACGCTAATTTCAATAATCCAAATGCAACCATCGGTACAACGACGGCTGGCGTAATCAGCAGCACGCAGTCGCCGCGAGTGCTACAGGTAGCCCTGAAGGTCACCTTCTAG